The Mycolicibacterium cosmeticum DNA window TCGTCCGTCTTGGCAAGCTGGCCCGCCAAGGCGTGATAGGTGGCTGTGCCCCGATAGCCGATCTTGCGCAGGTAGCGGACGTTGAGGTCGGCCCATCGCTCCCAATCCGGGAAAGTGTCGAGGCCACCCAGGGCCGGCTGACGATGGAAGTCCAGAACGATGCCGATCTGACGTCTCAAGACGGCGCGAATCAGCTCATTGCGGTCCCCGAAGTAGTGGTTGAGCTGGGAGCCACTGACCCTCGCCGCCTGGCGCACCCTGTCCAGGTTGAACGCCGTCAGACCACCGTCGAGCAGGACATCCGCTGCACACCGGAGAATCCTGTCTCTGGTCGCGACGCCTTTGGCGGTGAAACCGCGTGTCTTCGGTGGATCCGCGGAGGTCATCTCACTATGCAAGATACCGCAGCGCACCCTCGACCTGGTGCGGACTCTCCCGGCTTGTCGCTGTGGATTAGTGTAAACAGCGCAGGCCCAACCTCGTCATCGCGTCGCATCCAATGGGTGGTCGTCACCCAATAGCGGGCAGATATCGGCAATTCACAGCGACATGGCCATGGACATACTGGGTGGCGTAACCCATACTCGGGGCAAGCCGCCGAACCGCTCCCGACAGCGCCCGAAGGAGAGACGTGTCCACCACCGGACGTCCGAACGCTCCGCGCATCCTCGTCTTCGACGTCAACGAGACATTGCTCGACATCGACTCACTGCAGCCGCACTTCGCGGAGATCTTCGGTGACGCGGCCACCCTTCGCACGTGGTTCGCCGAACTGGTCCTGTACTCGATGACCCTGACGTTGTCGGGCTACTACCTGGACTTCTTCGCCCTGGGGCGAGCGACGATGAAGATGCTAGCGACCACCCGGGGCCTCACCCTGGAGGACGACGATATGCGAGCACTCGAAGAGGGGATGCGCGCGATGCCGGCACACCCTGACGTCGAACCAGGTCTCCACCGCTTGCGCGACCACGGTTATCGACTTGTCACACTGACGAATTCGCCGCTACGCGCCGATATTCCGACACCTCTGGACAACGCTGGATTGGGCACGTACTTCGAGCGTCAGTTCACCGTCGATGCGCTGAAGGTGTTCAAACCCGCTCCCCAGCTGTACAAGCGGGTGGCTGCGGACACGGGTGTTGCGCCCGCGGACTGCATGATGGTGGCCGCGCACGCATGGGACCTCATCGGCGCGCACAGTGTCGGCATGCGGACGGCACTGATCACGCGGTCCGGCAACGCCGCACTCGTCGGATACGGGATCCCTCACCCGGACACCGCCGCGGGCACCATTCTTGAACTCGCCGACCAGCTCGTGGCGGCCGCGGGTTGACCGAGCGCCTATCCACCCACCGAACAGAGATACGAGAAGCACCATGACGCCTACCGTTTCGACCGATCCCGTCGGCGAGGGAGCCGTCCTGCCCGCCGGCCCCGCCATTGTCCGGGAACGGCCGGGCGGCGACACGATGCGGGCCATCGTGCTGGACGGTTTCGGCGGGCTCGACAAGCTGGTTCACACCGAGATCCCAAAACCGCTGCCGAAGCACGGAGAAGTCGTGATCGCCGTGAAGGGCTTCGGCATCAATCATGCCGAGATGCATATGCGCCGAGGCGAGTGGGCCGAAGCCGCCGAAGTCAGCGGCATCGAGTGCGTCGGAGTGGTCGACTCCTGCCCGGACGGCACCTTCGATGTCGGCGACCGGGTGGCTGCCCTGATGGGCGGACTCGGGCGAACGATCAACGGCAGTTACGCCGAGTACACCCGCGTCCGTACGGCCAATGTCGCACGCATCGACGTCGACCTCCCATGGGCACA harbors:
- a CDS encoding haloacid dehalogenase type II: MSTTGRPNAPRILVFDVNETLLDIDSLQPHFAEIFGDAATLRTWFAELVLYSMTLTLSGYYLDFFALGRATMKMLATTRGLTLEDDDMRALEEGMRAMPAHPDVEPGLHRLRDHGYRLVTLTNSPLRADIPTPLDNAGLGTYFERQFTVDALKVFKPAPQLYKRVAADTGVAPADCMMVAAHAWDLIGAHSVGMRTALITRSGNAALVGYGIPHPDTAAGTILELADQLVAAAG